The Raphanus sativus cultivar WK10039 chromosome 6, ASM80110v3, whole genome shotgun sequence sequence tctctctatatatatatatatatatacatggcTAGAATATCATCATTCTCCTTCCAATTCTGTTAATTCTATTAAAGAAGATGGTGGATAATCTaaagaattttcaaatttttaataaaatttgattacTACTAGCTAGTACACATTTCAGAAATGCGTCTGATGGATATAGTTAGAATTGATATGTTACCATGTTTTAGAAGCTTCCACACAAATTGAAAAATATCTTATCAACCCGCTAGATATAATTTTCTAATTGTAATTTATCTCTATCCACATAACCTTGTTTTCAAAATTCAGAAATGACTTTGCTCGTTATAGGGTTTGCAGATAATATATCCAAACTGTATTCACTTTATTCAGAGACTCATGTATTCTAAATATCTTCTATTATGGAAAAACAGTTAGGTTTCACTGCCGGTACAATGTCTTCTATTATGGAAGATCTTGATCTTTCTATCGCACAAGTAAGCCTCTATTTCACtacatatatcattttatatGTCTATACATTTtagcaaatataaaattacttcAGAtctttacaataaaaaaatacatttcacAGTTTTCAGTATTTGGTTCGCTACTGACTTTTGGAGGAATGATCGGTGCAATATTTAGCGCGATAATTGCGGATGCCTTCGGTCGTAAAATGGTTAAATATTCATTATGGTCTCAATGTCTCTATTAGTGAAATATTTAAGCTCTAAACCCtttgtattttttgttataattatttCCTAGACGTTGTGGGTCGCCGAGGCATTCTTCATAAGTGGATGGCTTGCAATTGCACAAGCCAAGGTTTCTTCACGATCCATTACTTAATTAATAACAAACTTACGTACTAATCTCGATTCATCTATCTTCCCATAGAATATTATCTTGTTAGACTTCGGACGATTCTTTGTGGGAACTGGAGTTGGTCTTGCTAGCTACGTGGTaaactattatttaatttacaGAGATTAATCATCTCTAAACTTGTAATGAATATAgtttatttcttatataaaaatctGTAGGTTCCTGTATATATCGCAGAAATAACTCCTAAGAATGTGAGAGGCACTTTTACATTTAGCAATcaggtaatttatatattactagCTTATAATCAAACTTAATATACATACACAAAACTAATACACTATTTTGTAATTGATCGATATCTTATAGCTTTTGCAAAATTGTGGGATTGCAACCGCATATTACATTGGAAATTTCGTATCATGGAGAACGATAGCCTTGATCGGTACTCCTTCCCACTTGTATTTATTTGTCAAATGTTTCAGTTTTCCATACTAATTAACTATTCgtcgttaaaaaaaatattatatgaaactattttaattaaagGACTTCTACATCTTCAGGCATTATCCCATGCTTGATACAATTTTTGGGTTTATTTTTCATCCCCGAGTCTCCAAGATGGCTGGTTAGTCATAAGAATCATATCATTTCTCTAATTATAAAAAAGAGAACTTCTATATAAAAGTATTCTTTACGTTGACAAGTActaaaattaatgtatttatattaGGCAAAAGAAAACCGTGATGAAGAGTGTGAAGCTGTTCTTCAAAAATTACGAGGAAAAGAAGCTGATATTGTGAAGGAAACTCGTGAAATCATGGTACAAATACATCTAATCAACATTATGCTTATTTTTGGTTACAAATTACAACTTcattatcattatatatatttagtattatttattttgaaactttgCAGATTTCTGTTGATGCTACTGCGAATATCAGCATGCAAAGtcttttcaaaagaaaatatactcGTCAACTTACAGTAAGAAAATggttttattcatttttttttgaagactAAATGGTTTTATtcattaccaaaaaaaactatcaGACAACTATATTAAATCACATTTtacttatattgtttttttttttgcttttggttAATTATATTTAGATTGGAGTAGGTGTGATGCTTCTGCAGCAGTTATGTGGAAGTTCAGGAATAAGTTATTACGCAGGCAGCATATTTGATCTTGCtggtataatttatattttacagaTTGATACGTAATTTAACAATTGTTCCttatgataaaaaataaaataaataattttcactCTTTAAGGATTTCCTTCTCGGATTGGGATGACGGTGTTGTCTATTGTCGTGGTACGTATGcatatttatgtaaatattaaaaagcaGTAAATAGTTGTTTGATTTGTTCattgttattaattaataaCCCAGCTCCTCATTTTTTTGTCTTTACAATGCTTGATTATAATCTGTAACCAATGCTAGGTACCAAAAGCTTTATTGGGTCTGATCATTGTGGATCGATGGGGAAGACGACCACTTCTGAtggttagaatatttttaattaatatagtaCTTTAGTTTGTTAATAGATcgattaatttatataaacaaaaatgcAGGCATCAGCTTTTGGGATATGTTTAAGTTGTATCACTCTTGCATTAGCGTTTGGATTAAAAGGTGTCCCTGGCATTGTAAATTTTACTCCCACAATGGCATTTATTGGAATAATGGTAAGTGATATCTAGTTCACTTATTTGAAATAGTActcacaaaagaaaatatttctaGCGTTTTTTCTTGTTCGTTTAGTTTGCTTTATATTATAACCTAAAAAcaatttcaagtttttttttgagaaaagccTACAATTTCAAGTTCGATCCTATATAAATGTTGTATAAATTTTCACAATGCGATAAAgcataatcatatttatgttcCAAACAGACATACGTTATGATGTTCGCTGCTGGACTAGGAGCGTTACCATGGATTATAATGTCCGAGGTATATatccatatatatttattttttacatgcttaataaaaaaacaaaacagtttcTTATTGTAACTGAtgttcatttttatttgaaaaaattatgcAGATATTTCCGATGGATATGAAAGTAGTAGCTGGGAGTTTAGTAACCATAACAAATTGGTTTACCGGTTGGATCGTCAGCTACTGTTTCAATTTTATGCTTATTTGGAGCCCTACCGGTACGTTAATACTACTTTTATAAACTGAATCTAATTTGGTTCAgtataaagttttgtttttcttctttcctACAAGCTTTTCAACCAAAGATAGACGTTCTTACAAAACCAAATTGAAAtccaattatatttaatatcatttatcacaaaataatttttttttgatatatacatacacacatgaacatatatattatacattatatatttacaCAATTTCTTCTTTCTCATATAAAACATCCATTtcataaaattgttttttatatatctatctactGAAGTTCGAGTtctttagatttatattttagatcCTTTACAGATAATTCAAGTTTAGGATAAGTATACTAATTAtgatattaatgtatttttgtaaattttaattgtaGGGACCTTCGTTGTATTCGCTATAATAAGTGGATTTACAATTGTATTTGCATGGTGTTTGGTACCTGAAACTCGAGGATTGACGTTAGAAGAAATCCAACTTCCACGCGAGAGTTGATGATCCCAGCTGCTATACGACACAAACAATATAAAGCTATTAATGTTAAATTCACTacgaaaataaattatatgtataggATCATGTACTCGTTCATGATAAgatcttctcctctctctctttttttaacgAACTTCACCATTCTCATCCTTTgtaatttgtaatatttactctctttttcttctccgtcgtaatattattttcattcgGCCTCATGTCATTTTTACTTCTACAAGTTTATAATTCAGTGagttcgcaaaaaaaaaaaaaaaaaaaagtttataattcaGTGTAAATCATACTGTCAAATTGTGTAACATTGGAGTGGATATGGACCAAGctgacaaacaaaacaaaatgaaataagcTAGGCTATAAATACTTAACCCACTGGgcttcttatttattttagagcAAACCTACTGAAATTTAATAAGTCCAATAACGGCCCAATAAGAGAGAGAATAACAAAACCCTACGGACCTGTACTCTATATAAACGCTAAAACTTGCTTTCCGCGACTCTTTCTTTCACTCTAGCCGGCGACGAACTCAAATCTTTGCAGAGAGATCGTAACAATGGCGGAAAAGGCAGTCACCATCAGAACCCGAAAGTTCATGACCAACAGACTTCTCTCAAGGAAGCAGTTCGTGAGTAGTTCCCATTCTTTTAACTCTTGTCTACTTCTGCATTCACTTAGCTGTGTAATAAAGATTTTTGAACAAAGGTAATAAATAAGAGTatggtcaatttttttttggaatatagGTTATTGATGTTCTTCACCCTGGAAGAGCCAATGTTTCAAAGGTACCATCTTTCGATTGTAGAGTAGAGACtgttaaattgttttttttttattggctaagatttgttttcatttttttactgAAAAGGCTGAGCTTAAGGAGAAGCTAGCGAGGATGTACGAGGTCAAGGACCCAAATGCTAtctttgttttcaaattcagaACCCATTTTGGAGGTGGCAAATCTTCAGGGTTTGGTTTGATCTATGACAATGTCGAGAGCGCTAAGAAGTTCGAACCCAAGTACAGACTTATCAGGGTAAGTAAATGTCTTATCTACCGGCTTGTTAGTCTAGCATTAGTTACTAACTTGATCATTAGAGTAAGTAACTAGCTGATAAGTTTGGAATGTGATTTGTAGAATGGTCTTGACACTAAGATCAAatgtctttttatcttttttttttttagtctaGCATTAGTTACTAACTAGTACTCTTGATCAATTAGAGTTAGTGTCTGTCTTcttttgaaaactttttaagATCGTATGTTTCAATGTCTTTTTGTAGAATGGTCTTGATACCAAGATTGAGAAATCAAGGAAACAAATTAAGGAAAGGAAGAACCGTGCCAAGAAGATACGTGGTGTTAAGAAGGTGAGACTAATGCTACTAGTAATGACTCCTTTACACATAAGTGTTACACACTTATCATTCTGTTTAATCAAAAATTCGTTTTTGCTTTAACTTGCAGACCAAGGCTGGTGACCCCAAGAAGAAGTAAGATCTCAAGAGACGTATCAGCCATTTTCGGTTCTTGTTCTGCGTAATCACCTGTTATgtcattttaagttttatttgtctgcttttagatatttttttttcgtcCAACTAGACATGTATACTAAATCTCAAGCTTTTTGCTTGTTTCAATCGAATTTTTGTTGAAAGTTCTAATCGATTAGAGAAATTCATAATTCATAGTTTTGCTCAAAACAACTGGAACTCTTGATCAGTTCATTGTTTAACCAGTTATTAAACCAGTTATTAGATTCAATCCGGCTATGTAACTTGGTTGTGGTCGATCCTGGTCGGGCGATCTGATTTAAAAAACACGGGTGATAACCACATACTAGTCTTACCGTATTAAGCAAGGTTTCTGTTTATTCACAAATCCAAAGGTACTATTTAAACAAGATTTAGCTCTTAATCTCTAAACTAGAATGATTATCTTAACAATAACCACCAATTACACAcctacaagaagaagaaaagtacATAATTTAGTCAAAACACTACTGAAGTGACAATCCTCTTCAGATTCATCAACTCTGTTGGGTTGGGCCGAATTATTTCTCTTAAGCCCATATTATTTTCAGCCCACTCAACTTAGCCCAATATCTTGTAAAAACCCAAAgggaaaaaatgttaaatagtttttcctttttttcgtAATTGCCAAGGCAATTTGTGATTAGGAAACCCTAGTGACTGAGAAGAGGCTTGTCACAACTATTCAATCAGCCGAAGCGAGGAGAAGactggagagagagagacagagagagagagagagagagagagatgatggaGAAGATGGTAGAGACGACGAGACGGTTGGTCGATGAACTGATCAGCTCAACCGATACGCCACGGGAGGAGACTAGGAAACACGAGATCAAACACGAGATCAACCGTTTGTTGGATGAGATGCTGCTGAGCTTGGAGAAACGAGAGcctgaatcatcatcatcaccggaggaggaggagcaggtGGTTACTCCTTTTGTCGTCTCCGTCAAAGACGGCGGTAAAATCGATTACGATAAGGTGATCGAAAAGTTTGGCTGCAAGAGGATAGACGAGTCGCTGATCGATCGTGTCGAAAGACTCACTTGCCGTAAAGCTCACGTCTTCCTCCGCCGCGGCTTCTTCTTCGCACACAGGGATTTGGATGAGATTTTGGATGCGTACGAGAGAGGAAAGAAGTTCTATCTCTACACTGGGAGAGGACCGTCATCAGAGTCTTTGCATTTAGGGCATTTGATTCCTTTCATGTTTACCAAGTAAAAGTTACTATTGTCTTTATTCTTTTAAAGGTAGATGGGTCAATGCTGCTGCTTGTGCTTTATACTTAGTGGGCCATTGTCTTTTGGTAGATACTTGCAGGAAGCTTTCAAGGTCCCACTCGTTATACAGATCACTGATGATGAAAAATGCATATGGAAGAGCTTAGAGCCAAAGGATAGTAGAAAACTTGGCACAGAGAACGTGAAAGATATCATTGCTTGTGGTTTCGATGTCACAAAGACTTTTATTTTCTCCAACTTTGGAACTGTTGGCGGGTAAGTCAAATGCAATAGTTTTTGCTATAGTAAGTTATTCAAAAAAAGAGTTATAAGCAGGTTCTCTATCTCTAAGTGTTGAGAGTTTTGATGAGCAGTATTGTGAAAGCTTgcttagcttttttttttttgtttggccATGGTGTTTCCATGACGTTTAGCTCATAAGATTGCTCTTATATTAATGTATCCTGGATATATGTTTTTGGGCTTATCTGAAGTTAACATTATAGTTTCGCAACCTTTTTGTGTGTGTAGTAAATTCTATGAAAATA is a genomic window containing:
- the LOC108807534 gene encoding sugar transporter ERD6-like 9; protein product: MEEENHSMEKGLLLVNKAERRESSETTITPFLIFTTFIIVSASYSFGIALGFTAGTMSSIMEDLDLSIAQFSVFGSLLTFGGMIGAIFSAIIADAFGRKMTLWVAEAFFISGWLAIAQAKNIILLDFGRFFVGTGVGLASYVVPVYIAEITPKNVRGTFTFSNQLLQNCGIATAYYIGNFVSWRTIALIGIIPCLIQFLGLFFIPESPRWLAKENRDEECEAVLQKLRGKEADIVKETREIMISVDATANISMQSLFKRKYTRQLTIGVGVMLLQQLCGSSGISYYAGSIFDLAGFPSRIGMTVLSIVVVPKALLGLIIVDRWGRRPLLMASAFGICLSCITLALAFGLKGVPGIVNFTPTMAFIGIMTYVMMFAAGLGALPWIIMSEIFPMDMKVVAGSLVTITNWFTGWIVSYCFNFMLIWSPTGTFVVFAIISGFTIVFAWCLVPETRGLTLEEIQLPRES
- the LOC108809813 gene encoding 40S ribosomal protein S24-1; translation: MAEKAVTIRTRKFMTNRLLSRKQFVIDVLHPGRANVSKAELKEKLARMYEVKDPNAIFVFKFRTHFGGGKSSGFGLIYDNVESAKKFEPKYRLIRNGLDTKIEKSRKQIKERKNRAKKIRGVKKTKAGDPKKK
- the LOC108810641 gene encoding tryptophan--tRNA ligase, cytoplasmic-like, producing MEKMVETTRRLVDELISSTDTPREETRKHEIKHEINRLLDEMLLSLEKREPESSSSPEEEEQVVTPFVVSVKDGGKIDYDKVIEKFGCKRIDESLIDRVERLTCRKAHVFLRRGFFFAHRDLDEILDAYERGKKFYLYTGRGPSSESLHLGHLIPFMFTKYLQEAFKVPLVIQITDDEKCIWKSLEPKDSRKLGTENVKDIIACGFDVTKTFIFSNFGTVGGCSKFYENMVEVGKRVTVNKMMATYGITGEDPAAKISFPAVQAVPSFSSSFPDLFLGNDKLPCLIPCAIDQDPYFRMTRDVAPRLKYIKPALIESKFLPALRGKNGKMSASDANSAIYINDSAEDIKRKVNSAVTGGRDNLEDQIKYGANLEEDIPFQYLSFFLEDDAELEHIKKEYGEGRMQSGEVKKRLTQVLTEVVERHRKARAAVTEEMVDAFMAVRHLPSKFE